The following coding sequences lie in one Miscanthus floridulus cultivar M001 chromosome 9, ASM1932011v1, whole genome shotgun sequence genomic window:
- the LOC136481268 gene encoding transcription factor WRKY45-1-like: MTPPGRQGELLAQLRELLTLPSSPPANKLESAVGPLARAAGPGPSPPPQAAAPSSAMASGGRRRQRGSSKKGWDDEVTNGEHHGEDLAAGAAAVRPRRQYCKRRRKKQQSGTSMVVTSAPDLFDGYQWRKYGQKLIEGAMYPRSYYRCTRSAEQGCAAKRTVQRNDDGGAATAAAAPKYTVVRVGEHTCTANDSPEAPVILETTAVVIPASNSSTAPTSSSAAASCSTTTVVTESPVNSDNTWSTITSSVSDCSVDDYCGGLFATVHDNDWVPALAAPRSPLSLPTIEDFAGPIRSPVHISAADGWTIDLDHQFLLQLVNEPSIIFQHL; the protein is encoded by the exons ATGACGCCGCCCGGGCGGCAGGGTGAGCTCCTGGCGCAGCTCCGTGAGCTGCTCACCTTGCCGTCGTCTCCGCCGGCTAATAAGCTGGAGTCCGCCGTCGGACCGTTGGCGCGCGCTGCTGGACCtggaccatcaccaccaccacaggCGGCGGCGCCATCCAGTGCTATGGCCAGCGGGGGACGTCGCAGGCAGCGGGGGAGCAGCAAGAAAGGCTGGGACGACGAGGTGACCAACGGCGAACATCACGGGGAGGACCTTgctgccggcgccgccgccgttcgGCCTCGTCGTCAGTACTGCAAAAGAAG AAGGAAGAAGCAACAGAGCGGCACATCGATGGTTGTAACGTCAGCGCCCGATTTATTCGATGGCTACCAATGGAGGAAGTACGGGCAGAAGCTGATCGAAGGTGCCATGTACCCCAG GAGTTACTACAGGTGCACAAGGAGTGCAGAGCAAGGCTGCGCCGCCAAACGGACGGTGCAGcgcaacgacgacggcggagccgccaccgccgccgcggcgcccaaGTACACGGTGGTGCGCGTGGGGGAGCACACCTGCACGGCCAACGACTCCCCGGAGGCACCGGTCATCCTTGAGACCACCGCTGTCGTCATCCCTGCCAGCAATAGTAGTACGGCTCctacatcatcatcagctgctgcgTCTTGTTCTACCACCACCGTCGTGACTGAATCTCCGGTGAACTCCGACAACACCTGGAGCACTATTACTAGCAGCGTCAGCGACTGTTCCGTCGACGACTACTGCGGCGGATTGTTCGCCACCGTCCATGACAATGACTGGGTCCCGGCACTGGCTGCGCCTCGGTCACCGTTGTCGCTCCCGACGATTGAGGACTTCGCTGGACCCATACGGTCACCGGTCCACATCTCTGCCGCGGATGGTTGGACGATTGACCTTGACCACCAGTTCCTGCTCCAGCTCGTCAACGAGCCTAGTATTATCTTTCAGCatctctga